TGGAGTCACTTCATCCATGGTTCTGACGCAGGCACAGTTCTGACCTATGTAAATGATTTAGGTCGCACAGTCACTGAAACTGTATTTGGAGCAAACCTACTGGTTAATGAATACGGTCCAGCCTCTTTTGCTAACCTATTCTTCTTCATTACTGGATTCCATGGATTCCACGTGACTATAGGGGTAATCTTGTTGTTCCTTTGTTTCTATCAAGCTGCTGTTGGCGTTTATGACCGTAGAGGTCACTATGAGATGGTAGAGAAAATCGGACTTTACTGGCACTTTGTAGACTTGGTATGGGTCTTTGTATTTACCCTTTTCTATCTGATCTAAGCTTTAAAAAACTGAATTATGGATATTCAAGAAAATAAATCTACGCTCACGGTTGTCCCTAAGAACAACCAGAAGATCAAGAAAATCTGGAAGACAGCTCTAATTCTCCTTTTGATTACAGCTGCTGAGTTTGTGATGGCATTTACCATGCCTAGGGGGATAATACTTTACCTGCTGTTTATGGGGTTAACTGTATGGAAAGCAAAATATATCATGATGGAGTTCATGCACCTTGGTGACGAGGTGAAGCCTTTGATTTATTCCATTTTGGTTCCTTGTGTATTTCTGTTCTGGCTGATCATTGTCTTGATCAAAGAAGGTTCAGACATATTTAACCTCCGCTGGTTTTAACCGGTTTTTTACAGGCAAAAAGAAATTTAGGTTGAAGTGGCACACTTCAACCTTCTTTTTTGTTAATCAACTAGCATGAGAAGTTTGAGATTACTTCAGGGTATGGTTTTAGTCTGCATCTTGCTGATTCCTGTCCTGATATTTATGTTTCTGCGTGGGTTTGGGACCAACTCCTACGACCTTCCGATTTACTATGAGCAGGGTATGGATAATCCTTTTCAGGAATGTCCTCCTACAGATACCACCCAACATTATATCCCTGAATTCAGTTTTACCAATCAGGAAGGCAAGGAAGTGGGAAGAGAGAAAATGAACGGTAAAATTACCGTTGTAGACTTCTTTTTTACTTCATGTCCAAATATCTGCCCGGTGATGTCCTCAGAAATGGAGCGTGTCAACGACATGTTTAGAAATGAAGATAAAGTGCAGATCATGTCTATCAGTATAGATCCAGAGTATGATAGTCCAGAGGTGCTTAAAAAATATGCAGAAAAGCATAATGCCCAGGCGGGGAAGTGGGACTTTCTTACTGGGGGATTGGCAGAGACCTATCAGCTGGCAAAATGTGGATTTGCTATCCCCACAGTCGATGGTGAAGGGATCGCAGATAATTTTGTGCATAGTGATAAGTTTATGTTGATCGATGAACTAGGGCGTATCCGTGGCTATTATAGCGGTACCTCCAGAGAGGATGTTGACTTATTGATATTAGAAACTAAAGTGCTACTCAATGCAAGCAAATAATCAGGGAATTCTAGGAAATGAAGGGAAAGTGAAATCTTGGATTATCGCTATTTCTGTAATTATTCCTTTAGCAGTGGCAGTATTGCTATTTATGCCGGCCAAGCTTGACCTGGGGGCAGAGTGGGTCTATTTTCTTCCACATTTGAATGCGGTGATCAATTCAGCAGCTACCATTGCACTCATCGTTGGATTGGTTTTTATTAA
This genomic window from Algoriphagus sp. TR-M9 contains:
- a CDS encoding cytochrome C oxidase subunit IV family protein, which gives rise to MDIQENKSTLTVVPKNNQKIKKIWKTALILLLITAAEFVMAFTMPRGIILYLLFMGLTVWKAKYIMMEFMHLGDEVKPLIYSILVPCVFLFWLIIVLIKEGSDIFNLRWF
- a CDS encoding SCO family protein: MRSLRLLQGMVLVCILLIPVLIFMFLRGFGTNSYDLPIYYEQGMDNPFQECPPTDTTQHYIPEFSFTNQEGKEVGREKMNGKITVVDFFFTSCPNICPVMSSEMERVNDMFRNEDKVQIMSISIDPEYDSPEVLKKYAEKHNAQAGKWDFLTGGLAETYQLAKCGFAIPTVDGEGIADNFVHSDKFMLIDELGRIRGYYSGTSREDVDLLILETKVLLNASK